Part of the Phycisphaerae bacterium RAS1 genome, AGCGCGACCGGCCGGTCGTGCTGAGCGGGCTTCTGGCGGGCCCGCTGAAGGAGGCGCTGCACGCCGGCCGCCCCGCGAACCTGCTGCTGGCGCAGGAGCTGACGCCGCTCGAGATCGAGCGCATGCTGGTTGAGGGCGGATGCTATTTCGTCGACGCCTACCGTTACTCCGTCTTCGGCGTCGAGCTGCACCGCGGACGCCGGTCGGAAGCCTGCCCGCTGGACGCCGACGTGCACGGCGCCGCCTGGCACAACCGCGCCGGCCGCCTCCAGGCGCGCTCGCTGGGAGTGGTCCGCTCCATGACCAGCCGCCGCGCGGAGCTGGGAATGGAGCTTTTCCACGAATTTGACCAGGGCTGGGCCGACTATCTGGTGCGGCGCTCGCGGATGTCGATGAGCGCGCTGCGCGCCGACGTCAACCAGGGCGGCTTCGACCCGCTTTTTTTCGCGGCCCAGTTGTACGAGGTGAAGCGAGCGCCGCGCATCGACGAGACGTTGCACTGGTTCGCCCGCCACGGACGGATTCGCGATATCACCCCGCGCGCCGACGACGACGGCCTGTCCGTGATCGGCTGGGAGGTCGTGACCCGCGGCGGCGCTTATGCGCTGTCGGCAACGCCCGACGGCGAGCTCGAATTCGACCTGACGCAAAGCAACTCGACGCTCAAGCTGACGCCCCGCGCCGACGCCCCGCGCATCCGCGTCCCGGCCGGACACGCGTGCACGCTGGTGCTCAGCGTCCGCGGCGGCCCGAGCGTGTGGGCGAACGTGCGGCTGAACGTGTCGGATGAGCGCGATGCCATCGACGACGATCAGGTTGAGACGGCCCGCCTGGCGCGAAACGACCAGATGATCGTCGAGCTGAAGCCGGCCGATTCCGTCCGCGACGTGCGGCCCATGATTGTGCTGCGCGGTTTCGGGCGCATCTGCGTCGAGGGCTGCACGCTGCTGATCGAGCCGGCGCAAAGCGACGACGAAAAGTGACGGAAAGCGATTCCGCAGCCACCGCTCCGATCCGAGCCGCGCGCGTAAGCAAGCGGTTCTTAAGCCAACGCTCCCTCACGGTCGCGGCTCGGAATCGAGGAACCGCTCCCGTCGCGGCTCGGAATCGAGGAACTGCTCCCTCACGGTCGCGGCTCGGAATCGAGGAACCGCTCCCTCACGGTCGCGGCTCGGACAGAAACTTCGCTTACGGCGCCCCGGCGATCAGCTCAACAAACGCGTTGATATCCAGCACATTCACCTCGCCGTCCAGATTGGTGTCGGCCAGGCTGCGATCGCACAGCGGAAAGGCCGCTTCGTAGCCCGCGGCGTCGATCAGCGCCAGCACGAACGCATTCACATCCAGGATGTTCACATCTCCATCGCAGTTCAGATCGCCGCGAAACAGTTCCTGCTTCAGAGGATTCTCCGCCTCGACGGACGGGAACAGGAATCCGATCGCCTGCGGAAAGCGCGCCGCCCAGGCCGCCTCATTGTGCTGATGGCCGTAACCCACCACGTGCCGCAGCGTGCCTTCAATCACGTATCCCTTGCGGATCAGCACGTCGCGCAGGTTCATCGTCAGCCAGGCGTTGTCGCTGGACGCGCCGCTGTCCCCGCTGTCAAGGTAGACACGGAGCTGGCGGTAGGGCTCGGCGCCGACGCGCGCGGGGAAATTCGGCAACTGCCACGATCCGGACATCGGTCCGCAGCGTGAGAACGTCGCGTTGTGATCCCACCCCAGATAGAGCGACACCACGCCGCCCAGGCTCGATCCCAGCGTCGCGGTGTGATCGCGATCGGCGAGCGTCCGGTAGTTCGCGTCGATCACCGGCTTCAGCTCGTTGATCACAAACTGGGCGTAGACGTTCGCCCGCCCCGGCTGGCCGCTGCCGGGGCCGATCGGCACAATGTCGTCCGGCGGGATGTAGTCGCGGGCGCGGTTGGCGGTGTTGTCGATGCCCACCATGATGATCTCGCGGATCACGCCGCTGCGCGTCAGCGTGCGGGCGGTGTTGTCCGCGTTCCAGGAGCCGAACGGACCGACGTCGAACACGTTCTGGCCGTCGTGCAGGTAAAGCACCGGGTAGCGCTTGGACGGGTTCTCCGCATATCCGCGCGGCACGACGACGCGATACGGGCGGTTCTCATTCAGCGCGACGGAGAAGAACGCGCCGAAGTTGGTTTGCTGCGGCTCGCTGACCGTGGCCGGCGGCGTGTAGTCGAAGAGCTGACCTTCCTGGAGAAAGAAGGCGTCCAGCAGCGTGCTGTACAGCCCGACCGACGGGTCGCGCCCGCTGCCTGCGCCGTTCGTCATGTAGAACTCCAGGCTCCGCTGCGCCTGCCCGACGCCCACGGCCTTCCAGCGCCGCTCGCC contains:
- the xynZ gene encoding Endo-1,4-beta-xylanase Z precursor, whose product is MQRGTGVLAMALFVGLRASTAGAVERETVHFEINRSTSAGQSVYVLGNIPELGSNNPAYALKLEPGGYPLWQVDVAIPRGTNFIYQYTWRSDSVTQWSNPANHNPIGSVLNGSTSPGFSGPVKKALYYHSGWSPPVLNWRVAGAATYTATTMIDAGPGRGPGERRWKAVGVGQAQRSLEFYMTNGAGSGRDPSVGLYSTLLDAFFLQEGQLFDYTPPATVSEPQQTNFGAFFSVALNENRPYRVVVPRGYAENPSKRYPVLYLHDGQNVFDVGPFGSWNADNTARTLTRSGVIREIIMVGIDNTANRARDYIPPDDIVPIGPGSGQPGRANVYAQFVINELKPVIDANYRTLADRDHTATLGSSLGGVVSLYLGWDHNATFSRCGPMSGSWQLPNFPARVGAEPYRQLRVYLDSGDSGASSDNAWLTMNLRDVLIRKGYVIEGTLRHVVGYGHQHNEAAWAARFPQAIGFLFPSVEAENPLKQELFRGDLNCDGDVNILDVNAFVLALIDAAGYEAAFPLCDRSLADTNLDGEVNVLDINAFVELIAGAP